One window of Alteromonas sp. LMIT006 genomic DNA carries:
- a CDS encoding lipopolysaccharide assembly protein LapB, translating to MMQKLLKFSVVAATMSLSMGVSSFALAQEDKAASPPPPPALPVECPGYKPGTTQIVGERAGKRVARAFEAYNNDLIDEALEILIEIDPSDSFDAAYVNRFIGNIMATIDGRGQESKGYLVKAVQQKELNDSEHAGTLRLLGDLSLQEKDYQDAINWYNKWMDFTCKQDPDIYTRIAQAYYELKQLDKIIAPADKAIALYKEPNKNPYVLKLTSYYERKLYPDTVKVAEELVRQFPDNKQWWSQLGFFYMLVEDYKRALSTFEMAYAQGYLTKVSEIKALAQLYSTSDIPHKAALILEKYIESGLIEKTETNYSQLANAFHSAKYHATAAKYYGIAAAINNDADLWRKQGVLLLAAEDYKGAVVALEKSLEAGPEDEGRVQFALMEANFYQNKFRTAYKHALEAKKFPSVRRNANAWSPYIKDKAKNRGIKI from the coding sequence ATGATGCAGAAACTATTAAAATTTTCAGTAGTTGCAGCCACTATGAGCCTTTCAATGGGGGTGTCTTCATTCGCGCTTGCGCAAGAAGATAAAGCTGCTAGTCCACCGCCACCTCCAGCGCTTCCAGTAGAGTGTCCAGGCTACAAGCCTGGTACTACGCAAATTGTTGGTGAGCGCGCGGGTAAACGCGTAGCCAGAGCTTTTGAAGCTTACAACAATGATTTAATTGATGAAGCTTTAGAAATTCTTATTGAGATTGATCCTTCTGATTCATTTGATGCTGCTTATGTAAACCGTTTTATCGGTAACATCATGGCAACCATTGATGGTCGTGGTCAAGAATCAAAGGGCTATTTGGTAAAAGCAGTTCAACAAAAAGAACTAAACGATTCTGAACATGCTGGTACCTTGCGCTTACTAGGCGACTTGTCTTTGCAAGAAAAAGACTATCAAGACGCGATCAACTGGTACAATAAATGGATGGATTTTACGTGTAAACAAGATCCAGACATTTATACTCGAATTGCTCAGGCTTACTACGAGCTTAAACAACTCGATAAAATCATTGCACCAGCAGATAAAGCCATTGCCTTATATAAAGAGCCTAACAAAAACCCGTATGTGTTGAAGTTGACCTCTTATTACGAGCGCAAGTTATATCCTGATACAGTTAAAGTGGCAGAGGAGTTAGTTCGCCAATTTCCTGATAACAAACAATGGTGGTCACAGCTTGGTTTCTTCTATATGTTAGTGGAAGATTACAAGCGTGCCTTATCAACGTTTGAAATGGCTTATGCACAAGGGTACTTAACTAAAGTTTCAGAAATCAAAGCTTTGGCTCAATTATATTCAACTAGTGATATTCCGCACAAAGCGGCTCTAATCCTTGAGAAGTATATCGAGTCAGGTTTAATTGAAAAGACTGAAACGAACTACTCACAGTTGGCTAATGCGTTCCATTCAGCTAAGTATCATGCGACGGCTGCAAAATACTACGGTATTGCTGCAGCAATCAACAATGATGCTGATTTGTGGCGCAAGCAAGGTGTTCTGTTGCTAGCTGCTGAAGATTACAAGGGCGCTGTTGTTGCTCTAGAAAAATCATTAGAAGCGGGCCCTGAAGATGAAGGCCGTGTGCAATTTGCGTTGATGGAAGCTAACTTCTATCAAAACAAGTTCCGCACAGCATATAAGCATGCGCTTGAAGCGAAGAAATTCCCTTCAGTTCGTCGTAATGCTAATGCATGGTCACCATACATCAAAGATAAAGCAAAGAATCGAGGTATTAAGATTTAA